Proteins co-encoded in one Pseudomonadales bacterium genomic window:
- a CDS encoding PIG-L family deacetylase, protein MRLRNWILSCCFISTICFAQEPLKQNSLEILNDIKALNFLGTVLYVAAHPDDENTRMIAYSANNLHAQTYYLSLTRGDGGQNLLGSDFKEALGIIRTEELLAARKIDGGK, encoded by the coding sequence ATGAGACTAAGGAATTGGATTCTAAGCTGTTGCTTCATTTCTACAATCTGTTTTGCGCAAGAACCTCTAAAACAGAATAGTTTAGAAATATTAAATGACATAAAAGCCTTAAATTTTTTAGGAACAGTTTTATATGTTGCGGCACATCCTGATGATGAAAATACCCGTATGATTGCTTACAGTGCAAACAATCTTCATGCACAAACCTACTATTTATCGTTAACAAGAGGTGACGGAGGACAAAATCTATTAGGTTCAGATTTTAAAGAAGCTTTAGGAATTATTAGAACAGAGGAACTTTTAGCTGCAAGAAAAATTGATGGAGGAAAAC